The Anaerolineales bacterium region GTGGTTCTTCATCAGGATCGCCGGACTTGCCCCGATCGACCGGAGGATTTCCCTCCCAATTTCGTCACCGCCGATCTTCGCGTATGCGCCGACCGGAATCGGCCCGCCGAACTCGTCGCAAATCGCGGTCAGCACCGCCGGAATCGGCTTGCCGGCCGCCGCCCAGGCGGTGGCGAAGGTCGAATGGGTGTGGACCACGCCGTGGATATCCGGGCGGTGGCGGTAAACATACGTGTGGGCGAAGGTGTCGGAGGAGGGCTTGTGCGTCCCCTCAATCACCTTCCCGTCCGGATCGACGACGACCATGCCGGCGGGGGTCAGGTCCTCGTAACGGATCCCGCTGGGCTTGA contains the following coding sequences:
- a CDS encoding L-ribulose-5-phosphate 4-epimerase, whose translation is MLDQLRQDVCRWNKELPKNNLVAWTSGNVSGRDPETGLVVIKPSGIRYEDLTPAGMVVVDPDGKVIEGTHKPSSDTFAHTYVYRHRPDIHGVVHTHSTFATAWAAAGKPIPAVLTAICDEFGGPIPVGAYAKIGGDEIGREILRSIGASPAILMKNHGVFAIGKTPEAAVKAAVMAEDAARTAFYALQVGTPDEIPAEEIARAHRRYLEEYGQK